Proteins from a single region of Engystomops pustulosus chromosome 5, aEngPut4.maternal, whole genome shotgun sequence:
- the OSGIN2 gene encoding oxidative stress-induced growth inhibitor 2 produces MPSAEENPLSSDPPLILPVVIIGNGPSGICLSYMLSGYRPYLSPEALHPNPVLHSKLEEARHLSIPEQDLEYLSEGLEGRSSNPVAVLFDTLLHPNADIGYEYPSVLEWKLEEEHYIPHIVLGKGPPGGAWHDMEGSILTLSLGDWMELPGLKFKDWAMGKRRNVKSDRATPAEVASYYKHYVKLKGIKRNFIDNTYIDSVTRPYREPDNPADGPCEETCIDKESGSVLKNWEIRGYRKAVDGSHQLFTLFAENVVLATGTFDAPARLEVHGENLPYVSHSIAEFEEAVGKGSLSGVVDPVLIVGAGLTAADAVLCALNNNIPVIHAFRRRCNDPNLIFKQLPKKLYPEYHKVYHMMCTQVSSAASNLYPPYTSYPEHVVLSFKPDKKCVLQSTSGLKKVVKISMALVLIGSHPNLFFLKEQGQSLGHHPDQPITCKGNTVEVDPYTYESCKEPNLFALGPLVGDNFIRFLKGGALAIRRCLELRQKKTRHRIVESGSEDGVS; encoded by the exons atgccttcagctgaagaaaaCCCGCTCTCAAGTGACCCTCCACTAATCCTTCCGGTAGTTATCATAG GGAATGGACCATCTGGAATCTGCCTGTCGTACATGTTGTCTGGATACAGACCTTATCTGTCTCCTGAAGCTCTACATCCCAATCCTGTTCTCCACAGCAAGTTAGAAGAAGCGAGACATCTTTCTATCCCTGAGCAG GATTTGGAGTACCTATCGGAAGGATTGGAGGGTCGTTCGTCTAACCCTGTGGCTGTATTGTTTGACACGCTCCTGCATCCAAATGCTGATATTGGGTATGAGTACCCATCTGTCCTGGAGTGGAAGTTGGAGGAAGAACACTACATTCCTCATATAGTCCTAGGGAAGGGGCCCCCAGGCGGAGCCTGGCAT gATATGGAAGGATCCATTCTGACTCTCAGCCTTGGGGACTGGATGGAGTTACCTGGCCTAAAGTTTAAAGACTGGGCTATGGGTAAGAGAAG AAATGTAAAGAGTGACCGTGCGACCCCAGCAGAAGTGGCGTCCTATTACAAGCATTACGTGAAGCTCAAGGGAATTAAAAGAAATTTTATAGACAACACTTACATCGATTCTGTGACAAGACCTTATCGGGAACCAGACAACCCAGCAGATGGTCCATGTGAAGAAACCTGTATTGATAAAGAAAGTGGGAGTGTCCTGAAGAACTGGGAAATTCGTGGTTATCGGAAGGCGGTGGATGGTTCCCATCAGCTTTTCACTCTCTTTGCAGAAAATGTAGTTCTTGCTACAGGAACTTTTGATGCCCCAGCCCGACTGGAAGTCCATGGAGAGAACCTTCCTTACGTTTCACATTCGATTGCAGAATTCGAGGAAGCCGTAGGAAAAGGAAGCCTGAGCGGAGTCGTAGATCCGGTCTTAATTGTAGGAGCGGGGCTGACGGCAGCCGATGCGGTTTTATGTGCGCTCAATAATAATATTCCGGTCATTCACGCATTCCGTAGAAGATGTAACGATCCAAATCTTATTTTTAAACAGTTGCCTAAAAAACTTTATCCAGAATACCATAAGGTGTACCATATGATGTGcacacaagtctcttctgctgctTCCAACTTGTATCCACCTTATACAAGTTACCCTGAGCACGTGGTACTTTCTTTCAAGCCAGACAAGAAGTGTGTCCTTCAGAGTACCAGCGGACTAAAGAAGGTGGTGAAGATATCAATGGCTTTGGTCTTGATCGGGTCACATccaaacctctttttcttaaaggaGCAAGGtcagagtctggggcaccaccCTGATCAACCGATCACTTGTAAAGGCAACACCGTGGAAGTCGATCCCTACACATACGAATCGTGTAAGGAACCCAATCTGTTTGCGCTGGGACCTCTAGTTGGTGACAACTTCATCAGGTTTCTGAAAGGCGGCGCCCTTGCCATAAGACGATGTCTAGAATTGAGGCAAAAGAAGACGAGACATCGAATTGTGGAAAGCGGCAGTGAGGATGGGGTTTCTTAA